In Buchananella sp. 14KM1171, the genomic stretch GACTGGCTAGCCGACGCAGAGGCCGAGGCCGACGCCGACTGGCTAGCCGACGCAGAAGCGGACGCCGAGGCCGACGCCGACTGGCTAGCCGATGCGGAAGCGGAGGCCGACGCCGACTGGCTTGCCGACGCGGAAGCGGACGCCGAAGCCGAAGCCGACGCAGAAGCCGACTGGCTAGCAGACGCGGAAGCCGACGCCGACGCCGACTGGCTAGCAGACGCGGAGGCGGAGGCCGACGCCGACTGGCTAGCAGAGGCGGAAGCCGACGCCGACGCCGACGGCGCTGGGTTGTCTAGGGGACGGAAGTTGATCGCACCCTTGTCGCCGGCGTCATTGCGGAGCAGACGAGTCTTGGACCACAGCTCATCGTCTCCGACCTTGTACCGGTTCTCGCCGTCCCGGTAGAAGGCGGCAAGCTGCGCAGGGCTGGGAGCAGGCATGTCGATGTTGATCGTTCCGCCGCTCTCCAGCACGCGCATACCGGTGCCGTTGGATTCTTGGCGAATGCGCGACATGTTCACTTCTCCCCCGTCCCGGACAAGGATGGAGGTGAAGGTGAAGTCTTGCCGGATTGAGCCGGTGCCAGCCTGGTGCAACTGGACGTTTCTGAGGTTGAGCACGCCTTGGCGGAATACCTCGGCGTTCATGCCACCACCCCGGTGTCCCAACCATGAATCGGAAATGTTAAGCACCGCTGGTGTTGATGACTTACCCACACGCACTGCGGGCTCATCGAGGCCACTACCGCGCACGTAGGCGTTGCTTACCGAAACGGTTCCGCCCCGAATATCCATTGCAAGGTTGTCTCCAACAACCATTCCACCGGTGATTTCTGCTTGGCCGGCGGTCTGCGTGAGCGGCGTGCCGTAAAGGGAGTTATCGCGGTGGCTTTCCTTTCCCCCGTAGGTCATGCCTGCGAAGGAGTAGAGGCTCCCGCCTGTCATCGTGAAGCGGGCCTCTTCCACCATGTTGAACACCGAGGCGCCGTCGTCGTGGTTGCGGCACTCGATGGTGCCGCCTTCCAAAGCGAGCTGACCGTAGTTCTGGATGCCCTTGGAGGAGATTGTGGCCTGCTGGCCCAGGGTGCTGGTTCGCACGGTCAAGTTGCCGCGGTTGATGAAACCCCACTTCAAACGCCACCCGTCCTTTGCGGCAGTGAGGGTTTTGTTGTTGAGGTCTAGGGTGACCGTCGTCCCTGCCGGGATTTCCACAGTCTCGGTGAGGGTAAAGCTGGCCGTGAGGCGAATGTAGCCGCCATTTGCTATAGCCGCCAATAGCTGGTCGTAGTCCTTGACGTCAACTGCGTCAGTTGGAGCTGGCGCCGGGGGCGGGGTGGTCGGGAAGGACGTGGGTTCGGCAGCTGGCTGGACCAGGCCGAAGGCGGAGTTGTGTAGGTCCGCAGTAACGGAGGCACCCGCCGGGGCCGCGAGCGCGGCCGAGGCAACGCTGACGATAAGCCCAAAGGCGGCCGCCGCGCTGAGGTAGCGCTTTAGCTTCACTTTCAGTTCCGTTCGGTAAGCGATATTTCTTGGCTTGAAGGGCAGCTAACCGATGTAATTCGGAAACCAGTTGGGCAAGAGGCAGCCAGGCTCAACCTCGTGGAATCACTCGATCCTCAACCGCTTCGACCACGAGATTTTAGTAAGCAGAGCCCAATAAGCGGCCCCTATACCGTATGAGTTAGCGCATACCCGGTTCGGTAGGGTTCGCCGGTGGCACTCAGCTTGGATGCGGTCTGCGGGGTCCGTTGGGGGACCGCTCCTGCTCAGCT encodes the following:
- a CDS encoding cell wall-binding repeat-containing protein, whose protein sequence is MKLKRYLSAAAAFGLIVSVASAALAAPAGASVTADLHNSAFGLVQPAAEPTSFPTTPPPAPAPTDAVDVKDYDQLLAAIANGGYIRLTASFTLTETVEIPAGTTVTLDLNNKTLTAAKDGWRLKWGFINRGNLTVRTSTLGQQATISSKGIQNYGQLALEGGTIECRNHDDGASVFNMVEEARFTMTGGSLYSFAGMTYGGKESHRDNSLYGTPLTQTAGQAEITGGMVVGDNLAMDIRGGTVSVSNAYVRGSGLDEPAVRVGKSSTPAVLNISDSWLGHRGGGMNAEVFRQGVLNLRNVQLHQAGTGSIRQDFTFTSILVRDGGEVNMSRIRQESNGTGMRVLESGGTINIDMPAPSPAQLAAFYRDGENRYKVGDDELWSKTRLLRNDAGDKGAINFRPLDNPAPSASASASASASQSASASASASASQSASASASASASQSASASASASASASASASQSASASASASASQSASASASASASASQSASASASASASQSASASASASASASQSASASASASASASASASASASASASASASVQPGVERLAGSSRYGTSRAVFDAAKWGDTVVLASGANPADALAATPLAAALNAAVLLTPAGSLDIDTTAALRSARANGAKRVIVVGGPTAVGRSVESQVRSLGFEVERIAGADRFATAVELSVRTQSVYRSAGTEVGAVFFVDGTQFADALAAGPAAAAKSGVILLTRGAMMPGVSKTRAKSLGVQLFALGGKAAVASGAMGAEAVVGADRVETSVKAAKRFVPGALTAVVANGDGFADALSGGALAARFGGVLLLSKAGTVPSSLDAHFRAGGYRRVFVTGGVKSVSAAVLQQIRKYIG